One part of the Neoarius graeffei isolate fNeoGra1 chromosome 2, fNeoGra1.pri, whole genome shotgun sequence genome encodes these proteins:
- the LOC132871040 gene encoding trace amine-associated receptor 13c-like, translating to MPVFMNQTELNQSDRCVHFSCSERSASPAIYVVLYVCATAVVLLTVCGNLLVIVSVFHFKQLHTPTNMLLFSLAVSDCLTGALVMPPVLIWAIESCWIFDKDFCIGHLMISYVLTGLSIYNIALIAVDRYLALSNPFFYINTISRRTMSIVVFSSWCASLMYYMTLFYFNGIFANSVMCPGDYLFLNEVWNVIDLVITFIFPCSVIIILYTGVFVIAKKHATAIRELNNHTRPETQKITSHSMKSERKAAKVLGILVSVFLVCLLPYFIYSLLGDIIEIQTETFLKVVIVLCLNSTINPVIYALFYPWFRRCIKLIITLQILQTDSVLINIFS from the coding sequence ATGCCTGTATTCATGAACCAAACTGAGTTAAACCAATCTGATCGCTGTGTGCATTTCTCCTGTTCAGAAAGATCTGCATCTCCTGCAATTTAtgttgtactgtatgtatgtgcgACTGCTGTGGTTCTGCTAACAGTGTGTGGAAATCTGCTTGTCATTGTGTCTGTTTTTCACTTCAAGCAGCTTCACACACCAACCAACATGCTCCTGTTCTCTCTGGCGGTGTCGGATTGCTTAACTGGTGCTTTAGTGATGCCGCCAGTGTTAATCTGGGCCATCGAGTCATGCTGGATATTTGATAAGGACTTCTGCATTGGGCATTTGATGATTTCTTATGTTCTCACAGGCCTATCCATCTATAATATTGCACTGATCGCTGTGGACCGGTATTTGGCTCTCTCAAACCCGTTTTTCTACATAAACACAATCTCTAGGAGGACAATGAGCATTGTGGTTTTTTCCAGCTGGTGTGCTTCTCTGATGTATTACATGACACTCTTTTATTTCAATGGAATTTTTGCAAATTCTGTAATGTGTCCTGGAGATTATCTTTTTCTGAATGAGGTTTGGAATGTAATTGATCTTGTAATAACATTTATCTTTCCATGTTCTGTCATAATCATATTGTATACTGGGGTTTTTGTGATTGCAAAGAAACATGCCACTGCTATCAGAGAGCTTAATAATCACACACGGCCTGAAACACAGAAAATCACGTCACACTCAATGAAATCTGAGAGAAAAGCTGCTAAAGTCCTCGGCATTTTAGTGTCTGTGTTCCTGGTATGTTTACTTCCATATTTCATTTACAGTTTATTAGGTGACATTATTGAAATACAGACAGAAACATTTCTGAAAGTTGTTATCGTGCTTTGTCTGAATTCAACCATTAATCCGGTTATTTATGCTCTGTTTTACCCGTGGTTTAGGAGGTGCATTAAATTGATTATAACTCTGCAAATATTGCAAACCGACTCTGTATtaataaatattttttcatgA
- the LOC132875897 gene encoding trace amine-associated receptor 13c-like: MHVFMNQTELNQFDRCVHFSCSERSASPVIYVLLYVCATAVVLLTVCGNLLVIVSVLHFKQLHTPTNMLLLSLAVSDCLIGALVSCWISDKGYCISILMITYVLTGLAIYNIALIAMHQYLALSNLFFYVNIISRRTMSIVVFSNWCASLVYYMTFCYFNEIFASSVMCPGECYLFLNEVWSVIDLVITFIFPCCVIIILYTGVFVIAKKHATAIRELNNHTRPETQKITSHSMKSERKAAKVLGILVSVFLVCLLPYFIYSLLGDIIELQPETFLEVGIVLYLNSTINPVIYALFYPWFRRCIKSILTLQIFQTDSALINVFFMNVF, translated from the coding sequence ATGCATGTATTCATGAACCAGACAGAGTTGAACCAATTTGATCGCTGTGTGCATTTCTCCTGTTCAGAAAGATCTGCATCTCCCGTAATTTATGTCTTACTGTATGTATGTGCGACTGCTGTGGTTCTGCTAACAGTGTGTGGAAATCTGCTTGTCATTGTGTCTGTTCTTCACTTCAAGCAGCTTCACACACCAACCAACATGCTCCTGCTCTCTCTGGCGGTGTCGGATTGCTTAATTGGTGCTTTAGTGTCATGCTGGATTTCTGATAAGGGGTACTGCatcagtatattgatgattacttACGTTCTCACAGGCCTAGCCATCTATAATATTGCCCTGATTGCTATGCACCAATATTTGGCTCTCTCAAACCTGTTTTTCTACGTAAACATAATCTCTAGGAGGACAATGAGCATTGTGGTTTTTTCCAACTGGTGTGCTTCTCTGGTATATTACATGACATTCTGTTATTTCAATGAAATTTTCGCAAGCTCTGTAATGTGTCCTGGAGAGTGTTATCTTTTTCTGAATGAGGTTTGGTCTGTAATTGATCTTGTAATAACATTTAtctttccatgttgtgtcataatCATATTGTATACTGGGGTTTTTGTGATTGCTAAGAAACATGCCACTGCTATCAGAGAGCTTAATAATCACACACGGCCTGAAACACAGAAAATCACGTCACACTCGATGAAATCTGAGAGAAAAGCCGCTAAAGTCCTCGGCATTTTAGTGTCTGTGTTCCTGGTGTGTTtacttccatattttatttatagTTTATTAGGTGACATTATTGAACTACAGCCAGAAACATTTCTGGAAGTTGGTATTGTGCTTTATCTTAATTCAACCATTAATCCAGTTATTTATGCTCTGTTTTACCCGTGGTTTAGGAGGTGCATTAAATCAATTCTAACTTTGCAAATATTCCAAACTGACTCTGCATTAATAAATGTTTTTTTCATGAATGTGTTTTAG
- the LOC132871052 gene encoding trace amine-associated receptor 13c-like has product MYIFMNQTELNQSDHCVHFSCSERSASPVIYILLYVCATAVVLLTVCGNLLVIVSVLHFKQLHTPTNMLLLSLAVSDFFVGALVMPPALIWAIESCWIFDKGYCIGLLMITYVLISLSIYNIALIAVDRYLALSNPFLYINTVCRRTMSIVVFSNWCTSLVYNMTLCYFNGNFTSSVMCPGECYLFLNEVWNVIDLVITFIFPCSVIIILYTGVFVIAKKHATAIRELNNHARPETQKITSHSMKSERKAAKVLGILVSVFLVCLLPYFIYSLLGDIIELQTETFLKLFVVLCLNSTINPVIYALFYPWFRRCIKSILILQIFQTDSALINILS; this is encoded by the coding sequence atgtatatattcATGAATCAGACAGAGTTAAACCAATCTGATCACTGTGTGCATTTCTCCTGTTCAGAAAGATCTGCATCTCCTGTAATTTATATCTTACTGTACGTATGTGCGACTGCTGTGGTTCTGCTAACAGTGTGTGGAAATCTGCTTGTCATTGTGTCTGTTCTTCACTTCAAGCAGCTTCACACACCAACCAACATGCTCCTGCTCTCTCTGGCGGTGTCAGATTTCTTCGTTGGTGCTTTAGTGATGCCTCCAGCATTAATCTGGGCCATCGAGTCATGCTGGATATTTGATAAGGGGTACTGCATCGGTCTGTTGATGATTACTTATGTTCTCATAAGTCTATCCATCTATAATATCGCCCTGATCGCTGTGGACCGGTATTTGGCTCTCTCAAACCCGTTTCTCTATATAAACACAGTCTGTCGGAGGACAATGAGCATTGTGGTTTTTTCTAACTGGTGTACTTCTCTGGTGTATAACATGACACTCTGTTACTTCAATGGAAACTTCACAAGCTCTGTAATGTGTCCTGGAGAGTGTTATCTTTTTCTGAATGAGGTGTGGAATGTAATTGATCTTGTAATAACATTTATCTTTCCATGTTCTGTCATAATCATATTGTATACTGGGGTTTTTGTGATTGCTAAGAAACATGCCACTGCTATCAGAGAGCTTAATAATCACGCACGGCCTGAAACACAGAAAATCACATCACACTCGATGAAATCTGAGAGAAAAGCAGCTAAAGTCCTCGGCATTTTAGTGTCTGTGTTCCTGGTGTGTTTACTTCCAtactttatttacagtttattagGTGACATTATTGAACTACAGACAGAAACATTTCTTAAACTCTTTGTAGTGCTTTGTCTTAATTCAACCATTAATCCGGTTATTTATGCTCTGTTTTACCCGTGGTTTAGGAGGTGCATCAAATCAATTCTAATTCTGCAAATATTTCAAACTGACTCAGCATTAATCAATATTCTTTCATGA